From Jiangella mangrovi:
GCCGGCACCGCCCGCGACCGGGGAGTCTCCGGCGGGCTGCGGACGCGGCTGCTGTCGGGCCTCGACCGGCTCGCGATCGCCGCGGCCGACGTCGTCGTCACCGACACGGCCGAGCACGCCGCGCAGGTGCCCGCCCGGAGGCAGGCCGACGCCGTCGTCGTCCCGGTCGGAGCGACGCGGGCCTGGTTCGACGCGGGAGATCGCGCTGCCGGGTCGCGGCCCGACGGTGCTGCGCTGACGGTGGTGTTCTTCGGCCTGTTCACCCCGCTGCAGGGCGCGACGGTGATCGCCGAGGCCCTGCGGCTGCTCGCCCGCCGCGACGTCCGGGTCCGGGCGACGCTGGCGGGGTCGGGGCAGGACGCGGCGGCGGTGCGGGCGACGCTGGCCGGCATCGACCCGGACGGCACGGTCGAGGTGACCTGGCGCGACTGGGTCGATGCCGCCGACCTGCCGGGCCTGGTGGCCGCGCACGACGTCTGCCTCGGCATCTTCGGCACGACGAGCAAGGCGCTCGCCGTCGTCCCGAACAAGGTCTACCAGGGCGCGGCCGCCGGGTGCGCCGTCGTCACCAGCGACACCGCGCCGCAACGGCGGGCGTTCGCCGGCGGCGCCACCTTCGTGCCGCCCGGCGACCCCGAGGCGCTGGCCGCCGCGATCGAGTCGCTCGCCGGCCCCGTCGAGCTCGCCCAGGCACGGGCCGCGGGGCGCGAGACGGCCCAGCGGTTCACCGCCCGCGAGGTCGTCGCACCGCTCGTCGGCGCTCTGGGCGCGGCGCCGGCGACGGCCGCCCGATGAGGCGGCTGCTCGCGCTCACCCGCCACCCGTGGGTGCGCCGGGCGTTCCTCGTCCTGGCGTTCGCGGCGGCGGTCTGGGCGATCGCGAGCCGCTGGGACGACGTCCGCGCGGCCTGGTCCGAGCTGCCGCCGCTGACGGTGCTGGCCGCTTTCGCCGTC
This genomic window contains:
- a CDS encoding glycosyltransferase; the protein is MRVVAFGTYDATAHPRVQVLIDGLRERGIEVRELAEPLGLDTARRVEILRKPWLLPVLVARLGRRWLTLTGRARRLGREERPTHVLVGYLGHFDVLLARVLFRSATIVLDHLIFAAGTARDRGVSGGLRTRLLSGLDRLAIAAADVVVTDTAEHAAQVPARRQADAVVVPVGATRAWFDAGDRAAGSRPDGAALTVVFFGLFTPLQGATVIAEALRLLARRDVRVRATLAGSGQDAAAVRATLAGIDPDGTVEVTWRDWVDAADLPGLVAAHDVCLGIFGTTSKALAVVPNKVYQGAAAGCAVVTSDTAPQRRAFAGGATFVPPGDPEALAAAIESLAGPVELAQARAAGRETAQRFTAREVVAPLVGALGAAPATAAR